The window GTCGGCCTCTACGAGCAAGAGGCCAAGGACCAAGGGCACGAGGTCGACACCCTCACCCTGCCCCTCGACGATGTCGATCGCGCCCTCCTCGATGGCGAGGAGGAAGGCTTTCTGCGGGTTCACGTCAAGAAGGGGACCGACAAGGTCCTCGGCGCCACCCTGGTGGCGGAGCACGCCGGCGACATGATCGGAGAGCTCGCCCTGGCGACCACCGCCGGCATCGGCCTGGGCACCATCGCCGGCGTCATCCACCCCTACCCCACCCAGGGTGAAGTGGTGAAAAAGATCGCCGATCAGTGGAACCGCGGCAAGCTCACGCCGACAGTCAGCAAGCTGTTCAACTTCTGGTTCCGGCTGTTCAAGTAGCAGAATCCAAGAAAAGAAGGGGCCGGCCCGGCCGCACGCCGATGGCCCCTCATTCTTCGAGGAGGCCGTCGCGCACGGCCGCCGCGAGACGCTCTTCCATATAGCGCCAGAGGGCCGGTGCGCCATCGCCGATCGGCCGATTGCGCTCCACCACCTGCTGCCGGCGGATGCCGTGGCGCTGCCAGGAGGAGCCCTCCGACGCCAGGTTGAGGAGCATCGGCTGCATGCGATCGAGGGCCACCGCGTAGCGCGCCTCGGGCGTTTCGCCGGCCTCGAACTCGTCCCACAGGCGGCGTAGGCGTTCCCCCTGGTCCGGCGGTAGGAGGCCGAAGATGCGATCGGCGGCGCGCTGCTCGCGAATTTCCTTGTCGCGGTTGGCCTCGGCGTCGTAGCAGAAGGTGTCGCCGGCGTCGATCTCCACCAGGTCGTGCACCAGCAGCATCTGCATGACGCGATCGAGGGCGAGGTCCTCACCGACCGCATGCTCGGCGAGAACGAACACCATCAGGGCGATGTGCCAGGAGTGCTCGGCCGAGTTTTCGCGCCGGGAGTCGTCCGTCAGGGTGGTCTGGCGCAGGATGGACTTGAGACGGTCGATCTCGAGAATGAACTCGATCTGCTGTTCGAGGCGGCTGCTCATGGCGCGATGATAACCGCCTTCGGGATAGCCCGGCGGGCCCCGACCGGCGTCGCCTTCCGGAGCCCCGAGCCGGCTTCCGAGGTGATCCTTCCCCGGGTCTCCCGCCACCCGCTCCGTGGTACCATCGCTGGCGCTCAGTCGCCCGGAACCATGACCCCAAAGCCCCTCCCCAACAAGCTCGAAGCGACCTTCGAGGCCGCCGCGATGACGGCCCTTCTGGGGTTGTTTCTCGTCGCACCGCCGACCGCCGCCCAGGGCGAAGGGAGCTTCCGCGAAGCCGCCGACAGCGGCCTCGCCTTCGTCCACACGACCGGCGCCAGCGGGGAGTTCCACTTCCCGGAGATCGCCGGTTCAGGCGGTGCGCTGATCGATTTCGATGGCGACGGCGACCTCGACGTCTACCTGGTTCAAGGAACGACCCTGGGCTCCGCCTCCCCGCCCTCGCCCCGACCGAGTGACCGCCTGTTCCGCAACGACCTCGAGGTTCTGCCGGACGGTTCCCGCCGGCTGCGCTTCGTCGAGGTCACCAATCGGGCCGGCCTCTCGAAGGCCACCGGTTACGGCATGGGGGCCACCAGCGGCGACTACGACGGCGACGGCGATCGCGACCTCTACATCACCAACTACGGTTCGAATCAGCTGTGGCGCAATCGCGGCGACGGTACCTTCGAGGAGGTCACGCAGCGGGCCGGTGCGGACGACCCCCGCTGGAGTGTCAGCGCCGCCTTCTTCGATGCCGACGGCGATGGCGACCTCGACCTCTACATCGGCAACTACGTCGCCTTCCAGCTCGCCAAGAAAGTCCCCTGCTTCGACGCCGCGGGCAAGCGCGACTACTGCGGTCCGACCTCCTACCCCGCCGAGCCCGATCGCCTGCTGCGCAATCGCGGCGACGGCACCTTCGAAGACATCACCGCCGAGGCGGGTCTCTCCGGCGCCGCCGGCGCCGCCCTCGGCGTGGTGGCGACGGACTTCGACCACGATGGTCGCACCGACCTGTTCGTCGCCAATGACGGCAGCATGAATTTCCTGTGGATGAATCGCGGCGGTGGGCGCTTCGCGGAGGAAGGTCTGCTGCGCGGCTGCGCCGTCAACGCCGATGGCCGCGCCGAGGCCAGCATGGGCGTCGACGCTGCCGACTTCGATCGCGACGGCGACGAAGACCTCTTCATCACGCACCTCGACGGCGAGACCAACACCCTCTACCTCAACGACGGGGATGGCCAGTTCCTCGATCGTTCGACCGCCAGCGGCCTGGCCAATCCGAGCTGGAAGAGCACTGGCTTCGGCACCTCCTGGCTCGACTACGACAACGACGGCCATCTCGACCTGATGGCGGTCAATGGCGCTGTCAAGGCGATCGCCGAGCAGCGCCAAGCGGGCGACCCATTCCCCTACCGTCAGCCCAACCAGCTCTTCCACAACACCGGCGAAGGTCGCTTCGAGGACGTCAGCTCGTCGGCCGGCGAGGTCTTCGGCCTCTCCGAGGTCAGCCGCGGCGCCCTGGTCGGCGACCTCGACAACGACGGCGACAGTGACGTGATCATCACCAATGCCGAAGGCCCGGCCCGGCTCCTCCTCAACACCGTCGGCCAGGACGCCTCGTGGGTCGGCTTCGAGCTCGCTCCGGCGCACCGCGCCCCGACCTCGCGCGTCGAAGTCCGTTTCGCCGATGGCGGCGTCCTCTGGGGACGCAGCCGAACCGCCGGCGCCTACGCCTCGGCGGGTGATCCAAGAGTGCTGCTCGGACTCGGCAAGGGCCGTGAGATCCGACAGGTGCTCGTGCATTGGGCCGACGGCCGCATCGAAGCCTGGCCGCCCCTCGCCATCGACGAGTACCATCGCCTCGAACGCGGGCGAGGGACCGTCGAACCGTGAGCCGCCGGCGCCGATCGCTGCCCCGGTGGACCCTCGCCGGCCTGCTGGCGGCGGGCCTCGCCCTCGGGGCGGCGCCGATGAGCCGGAGCAGCATCTCCGACCCTCCCGCAGTCCAGACCCTTCCCCTCCTCGCCGCCTTACCCGCTGCCGATCTCGACGGCATGGAGCCGGCGGTCCAAGAGCAGCTCGAGAGCCGCATGGGAACGCTCCGCCCACCGCCCTCTTCGGGGAATGCGGGCGAGCTGGCGCAGGCCTACGGAGAGCTCGGCGGCCTGTGCTTTCTCTACGACTTGCCGCAGGTCTCCAGCGT is drawn from Acidobacteriota bacterium and contains these coding sequences:
- a CDS encoding CRTAC1 family protein, with protein sequence MTPKPLPNKLEATFEAAAMTALLGLFLVAPPTAAQGEGSFREAADSGLAFVHTTGASGEFHFPEIAGSGGALIDFDGDGDLDVYLVQGTTLGSASPPSPRPSDRLFRNDLEVLPDGSRRLRFVEVTNRAGLSKATGYGMGATSGDYDGDGDRDLYITNYGSNQLWRNRGDGTFEEVTQRAGADDPRWSVSAAFFDADGDGDLDLYIGNYVAFQLAKKVPCFDAAGKRDYCGPTSYPAEPDRLLRNRGDGTFEDITAEAGLSGAAGAALGVVATDFDHDGRTDLFVANDGSMNFLWMNRGGGRFAEEGLLRGCAVNADGRAEASMGVDAADFDRDGDEDLFITHLDGETNTLYLNDGDGQFLDRSTASGLANPSWKSTGFGTSWLDYDNDGHLDLMAVNGAVKAIAEQRQAGDPFPYRQPNQLFHNTGEGRFEDVSSSAGEVFGLSEVSRGALVGDLDNDGDSDVIITNAEGPARLLLNTVGQDASWVGFELAPAHRAPTSRVEVRFADGGVLWGRSRTAGAYASAGDPRVLLGLGKGREIRQVLVHWADGRIEAWPPLAIDEYHRLERGRGTVEP
- a CDS encoding HD domain-containing protein gives rise to the protein MSSRLEQQIEFILEIDRLKSILRQTTLTDDSRRENSAEHSWHIALMVFVLAEHAVGEDLALDRVMQMLLVHDLVEIDAGDTFCYDAEANRDKEIREQRAADRIFGLLPPDQGERLRRLWDEFEAGETPEARYAVALDRMQPMLLNLASEGSSWQRHGIRRQQVVERNRPIGDGAPALWRYMEERLAAAVRDGLLEE